One stretch of Thalassovita sp. DNA includes these proteins:
- a CDS encoding ParB/RepB/Spo0J family partition protein → MSDRPKSRGLGRGLSALMADVTPPAAVAEGQGEATRRPDMMVPIEKVHPNPDQPRRTFTKEQLDELAASIKEKGIIQPLVVRARPGDAGAYEIVAGERRWRAAQIAMQHTIPVVVRDFDDTEVLEVAIIENIQRADLNPVEEAAGYKALMDKFGHTQEKLSEVLGKSRSYIANLVRLLQLPEEVQEFLRDGKLSAGHARALITSDDAVSLAKKVISSGLSVRETERLAKKSVTELSEMDQPRPKPARKSVEKDADTRALEADLSAALRMKVSIDHDAGGESGKLVISYEDFDGLDELCRKLSVVS, encoded by the coding sequence ATGAGCGATCGTCCTAAATCCCGGGGATTGGGCCGCGGCTTGTCCGCATTGATGGCAGATGTTACGCCGCCAGCCGCTGTTGCCGAAGGGCAGGGGGAGGCTACGCGTCGTCCCGATATGATGGTGCCGATTGAAAAGGTCCATCCAAACCCGGATCAGCCGCGCCGGACCTTTACCAAGGAACAGCTGGATGAACTGGCTGCCTCGATCAAGGAAAAGGGTATCATCCAGCCGCTGGTCGTGCGGGCCCGTCCCGGTGATGCCGGTGCCTATGAGATCGTGGCGGGGGAACGTCGCTGGCGCGCTGCACAGATCGCGATGCAGCACACGATCCCCGTTGTTGTGCGTGACTTCGATGACACCGAAGTGCTGGAAGTTGCGATCATCGAAAACATCCAGCGTGCCGACCTGAACCCGGTGGAAGAGGCGGCTGGTTACAAGGCGCTGATGGACAAGTTTGGCCACACGCAGGAAAAGCTGTCCGAGGTGCTGGGCAAGAGCCGGTCGTATATCGCGAACCTAGTGCGCCTGCTGCAGTTGCCGGAGGAGGTGCAGGAGTTTCTGCGCGATGGCAAGCTGAGCGCGGGCCATGCCCGGGCGTTGATTACATCTGACGACGCGGTGTCTCTGGCGAAGAAAGTGATCAGCTCCGGCCTGTCGGTGCGTGAAACCGAAAGACTGGCCAAGAAATCCGTTACCGAACTGTCCGAAATGGATCAGCCCCGGCCGAAGCCCGCGCGTAAATCGGTTGAGAAAGACGCCGACACTCGTGCGTTGGAGGCGGACCTGTCCGCAGCGCTGCGCATGAAGGTCTCAATCGATCATGACGCTGGCGGCGAAAGCGGCAAACTGGTCATTTCCTATGAGGATTTCGACGGTTTGGATGAGCTGTGCCGCAAGCTGTCGGTGGTCAGCTGA
- a CDS encoding YbaN family protein — protein MRIIWAAFGLIALALGAIGVFLPLLPTVPFMLLAAFCFARSSERLHNWLISHPTFGPSILEWQERGAINPRAKRYATISVVVVFSISLIAQLPWHVLAIQAVTLSCVMLFIWTRPDH, from the coding sequence ATGCGCATTATCTGGGCCGCATTTGGGCTGATCGCCCTGGCACTTGGGGCAATCGGCGTTTTCCTACCGCTGCTGCCCACCGTCCCTTTCATGCTTTTGGCCGCCTTCTGTTTCGCCCGCTCCAGCGAGCGACTGCACAATTGGCTGATCAGCCACCCAACATTCGGGCCATCGATATTGGAATGGCAGGAACGCGGCGCCATCAATCCCCGCGCCAAACGCTACGCAACCATTTCTGTTGTGGTGGTGTTTTCCATCTCGCTGATCGCGCAACTGCCATGGCACGTTCTGGCGATCCAAGCCGTGACGCTAAGCTGCGTCATGCTGTTCATCTGGACCCGCCCGGACCACTGA
- a CDS encoding nucleotide exchange factor GrpE: protein MPREDEFLDDIETAEAELEAEELAEEEALELEEEVDELEALRAERDDFRDKFMRALADAENSRKRADKQRREAEQYGGSKLARDMLPVYDNLQRAMDAVSDEQREAMGAMLEGLELTLRELKNTFKKHGIEVIAPAVGDKFDPNEHEAMFEAPVPGTKAGEIIQVSAVGFMLHDRLLRPAQVGVSSMTE from the coding sequence ATGCCTAGAGAAGACGAATTCCTCGACGATATCGAGACCGCCGAAGCGGAGCTGGAAGCTGAAGAGCTGGCCGAAGAAGAGGCGCTGGAGCTGGAAGAAGAAGTGGATGAGCTGGAGGCGCTGCGCGCCGAACGCGACGATTTCCGCGACAAGTTCATGCGTGCCCTAGCCGATGCTGAAAACTCGCGCAAACGTGCCGACAAGCAGCGCCGCGAGGCTGAGCAATACGGTGGCTCCAAGCTGGCACGTGACATGCTGCCGGTTTACGACAACCTGCAGCGGGCGATGGATGCGGTCAGCGACGAACAGCGCGAAGCCATGGGCGCGATGCTGGAAGGTCTGGAGCTGACGCTGCGCGAGCTGAAGAACACCTTCAAGAAACACGGCATCGAAGTGATCGCCCCGGCGGTGGGTGACAAGTTTGATCCGAACGAACACGAAGCCATGTTCGAAGCGCCGGTGCCTGGCACCAAGGCGGGGGAGATCATCCAGGTTTCGGCCGTGGGCTTCATGCTGCACGATCGCCTGCTGCGTCCGGCGCAGGTCGGCGTCAGCTCGATGACGGAATAA
- the rdgB gene encoding RdgB/HAM1 family non-canonical purine NTP pyrophosphatase translates to MRKFAGDKILVATHNAGKLQEITEILAPHGVSVVGAAEMDLPEPEETEDTFVGNARIKAHAAAQATGLPALSDDSGITIDALDGAPGVYTADWAETGSGRDFMIAMTRANDEITAKGPDAPRSAQFRCTLVLAWPDGHDEVFEGVMPGNLVWPIRGEHGFGYDPMFMPDGYDITCAEMEKEEKNRISHRGRAVQAFLKGCFG, encoded by the coding sequence ATGCGTAAGTTTGCGGGTGATAAGATCCTTGTGGCCACCCACAACGCGGGCAAGCTGCAAGAGATCACCGAAATCCTGGCCCCCCACGGCGTGTCCGTGGTGGGTGCCGCCGAAATGGATCTGCCGGAACCGGAAGAGACCGAGGACACGTTCGTCGGCAACGCCCGGATCAAGGCCCATGCCGCCGCGCAGGCCACCGGCCTCCCTGCCCTCAGCGATGACAGCGGGATCACCATCGATGCGCTGGACGGCGCCCCTGGTGTCTACACGGCGGATTGGGCTGAAACAGGCTCTGGTCGGGACTTCATGATCGCGATGACCCGCGCCAATGATGAGATCACCGCCAAAGGTCCTGATGCGCCGCGCTCGGCCCAGTTCCGCTGTACCCTGGTGCTGGCCTGGCCTGATGGTCATGATGAGGTGTTCGAAGGGGTGATGCCCGGCAATCTGGTCTGGCCGATCCGTGGCGAACACGGCTTTGGCTATGATCCGATGTTCATGCCGGATGGCTATGACATCACCTGCGCCGAGATGGAGAAGGAAGAAAAGAACCGCATCAGCCACCGTGGCCGTGCAGTTCAGGCCTTCCTGAAAGGCTGTTTTGGCTGA
- the rph gene encoding ribonuclease PH, translated as MRPSGRELNEMRPVSIETNVTKHAEGSCMIRMGDTHVLCTATLEDRVPPFIKGSGLGWVTAEYGMLPRSTTSRMRREAAMGKQGGRTVEIQRLIGRSLRAGVDRSALGERQITVDCDVIQADGGTRCASITGGWVALKLAVQKLMKTGQVTSDPLISPVAAVSCGIYAGQPVLDLDYPEDSEAGVDGNFIMLGNGQMIETQMSAEGATYSRDQMNQLLDLAEKGVAELVAAQMAAVNA; from the coding sequence ATGCGTCCTTCCGGAAGAGAACTCAACGAAATGCGCCCGGTTTCCATTGAAACCAATGTGACCAAACACGCCGAAGGCTCCTGCATGATCCGCATGGGCGACACCCACGTGCTGTGCACCGCCACCCTTGAGGATCGTGTGCCTCCTTTCATCAAAGGGTCGGGCCTGGGCTGGGTAACCGCAGAATACGGTATGCTGCCGCGTTCGACCACCTCACGCATGCGCCGCGAAGCTGCGATGGGCAAACAGGGTGGCCGGACCGTTGAAATCCAGCGCCTGATCGGCCGTTCCCTGCGCGCCGGCGTCGATCGCTCCGCCCTGGGCGAACGTCAGATCACCGTCGACTGTGACGTCATTCAGGCCGATGGCGGCACCCGCTGCGCCTCAATCACCGGCGGTTGGGTTGCGCTGAAGCTAGCGGTTCAGAAACTGATGAAGACCGGTCAGGTCACCTCGGACCCGCTGATTTCACCGGTTGCGGCCGTGTCCTGCGGCATCTACGCCGGTCAGCCGGTGCTGGATCTGGACTACCCTGAGGATTCTGAGGCTGGCGTTGATGGCAATTTCATCATGCTGGGCAACGGTCAAATGATCGAAACCCAGATGTCCGCCGAAGGCGCCACCTATTCCCGTGACCAGATGAACCAGCTGCTGGATCTGGCTGAAAAAGGCGTGGCCGAACTGGTCGCCGCACAGATGGCTGCAGTCAATGCGTAA
- a CDS encoding TPM domain-containing protein, which yields MRFLAYALLCLLLSLSATRAQQYPAYNDIYVNDFAELLDLGHESILRRNLTRLREDHGIELTVVTIGSMSDYGHDGTIEDFATELFNSWGVGDATRNDGAMLLVAVEDRVLRIEVGAGYGDSKDVSTKRIIDRIIVPEFSLDNYATGIMEGVDALIVELSGVEDDTTSMEVIYPPGYEPPGFFERNAKWFYAASTPTVTGIAAFFFLRWRRRRPRTCPVDGQRMQLVPEDLDDALLSDGQAKEEQLKSVDYDVWECGQCGHRTIEAYRGWFSGYGACRSCKYRTLESESTVLQPATTTSPGRRRVDYECQHCGEAWSATEFIPRKQSSSSSSSSSSSFGGGSSSGGGSSGSW from the coding sequence ATGAGATTTTTAGCTTATGCCCTGTTATGCCTCCTGTTGTCCCTCAGCGCGACGAGAGCGCAGCAGTATCCCGCCTATAATGACATCTATGTTAATGATTTTGCTGAACTTTTAGACCTTGGACACGAAAGTATTCTAAGGCGGAATTTGACCCGCTTGCGCGAAGATCACGGGATTGAACTGACCGTGGTGACGATTGGTTCGATGTCGGACTATGGCCATGACGGAACCATCGAGGATTTTGCCACCGAGCTGTTCAACAGCTGGGGTGTCGGCGATGCGACCCGCAACGACGGCGCTATGCTGCTGGTGGCGGTTGAGGACCGGGTGCTGCGGATCGAGGTGGGCGCGGGTTATGGTGACAGCAAGGACGTGAGTACCAAGCGGATCATTGATCGCATCATCGTGCCGGAGTTCAGTCTGGACAATTACGCCACTGGCATCATGGAAGGTGTCGACGCGCTGATTGTGGAGTTGAGCGGTGTGGAAGACGACACCACTTCGATGGAGGTGATTTACCCACCGGGTTATGAGCCGCCGGGTTTCTTTGAGCGGAACGCCAAATGGTTCTACGCGGCCAGCACGCCGACGGTCACCGGCATTGCGGCCTTCTTCTTTCTGCGCTGGCGCCGTCGCCGGCCGCGGACCTGTCCAGTTGATGGTCAACGCATGCAGCTGGTGCCCGAGGATCTGGACGATGCGCTGCTGAGCGACGGACAGGCGAAAGAGGAACAGCTGAAGAGCGTTGACTACGACGTCTGGGAATGCGGCCAATGCGGTCATCGTACGATTGAAGCCTATCGCGGCTGGTTCTCCGGCTATGGGGCCTGCCGGTCCTGCAAGTACCGTACGCTGGAAAGCGAAAGCACCGTGTTGCAACCTGCCACGACCACCAGCCCCGGGCGGCGGCGGGTGGATTATGAATGCCAGCATTGCGGCGAAGCCTGGTCAGCCACCGAGTTCATTCCCCGCAAGCAAAGCAGCTCTTCGTCCTCCTCCTCGTCCTCCTCGTTCGGGGGAGGCAGCTCATCCGGGGGCGGCAGTTCGGGCAGCTGGTGA
- a CDS encoding class I SAM-dependent methyltransferase produces MSKETNELIRHFGRRIVQTQKNASYAMDPIKIVVSRAAEDSADYIEQNLGAAMLFHDKKSTRSYAMRNRSLPHALHLEFGVFKAESINHMSGLDPEAEFHGFDSFEGLQEDWAGYHMAKGHFNLEGRLPKVNDNVTLHKGWFDQTLPQFLDSTSGQIGFLHVDCDTYPSANYVLETLADRITVGTVVLFDEYLGYAGWRQGEYLAWQQWVKKHKASYEYLAFAPMQTLVKVAKIG; encoded by the coding sequence ATGTCCAAGGAAACCAATGAACTGATCCGTCACTTCGGGCGACGGATCGTGCAGACCCAAAAGAACGCGAGCTATGCGATGGACCCGATCAAAATCGTGGTCTCGCGGGCGGCGGAGGATTCGGCCGATTATATCGAGCAGAATCTTGGCGCAGCGATGCTGTTTCACGACAAGAAAAGCACCCGATCCTATGCGATGCGAAACCGGTCGCTGCCGCATGCGTTGCATCTGGAGTTTGGCGTATTCAAAGCCGAGTCGATCAACCACATGTCGGGCCTGGATCCTGAGGCGGAGTTTCACGGCTTTGACAGTTTTGAGGGCCTGCAGGAGGATTGGGCCGGCTATCACATGGCCAAGGGGCACTTTAACCTCGAAGGTCGCCTGCCCAAGGTGAATGACAATGTCACACTGCACAAAGGATGGTTTGACCAGACTTTGCCGCAGTTTTTAGACTCTACTTCAGGGCAAATCGGGTTCCTGCATGTGGATTGCGATACCTATCCGTCGGCCAATTATGTGCTGGAAACACTCGCGGATCGGATCACGGTGGGCACGGTGGTGCTGTTTGACGAATATCTTGGCTATGCCGGTTGGCGTCAGGGCGAATATCTGGCCTGGCAGCAATGGGTCAAAAAGCACAAAGCCTCCTATGAATATCTGGCGTTTGCCCCGATGCAGACGCTGGTGAAGGTGGCCAAGATCGGTTGA
- the mutS gene encoding DNA mismatch repair protein MutS: MMAQYLEIKEAYENALLFYRMGDFYEMFFDDAIAAAEALDIALTKRGKHDGADIPMCGVPVHAAEGYLLTLIRKGFRVAVCEQMESPAEAKKRGYKAVVKRDVVRLVTPGTLTEDSLLEARRHNFLAAYAMVRDEAALAWVDISTGEFHVMPLPPVRLGPELARLMPSELVISEASEADLAEIVTESGTSLSPLSRAAFDSTSAEKRLCSLFSVGSLEAFGQFTRAEVSAMGAVVEYLEITQKGKLPLLQKPVREAQARVMQIDAATRRNLELTQSMNGGRAGSLLAAIDRTVTAAGARLLERRLSSPSRVLNVIHDRLAAVDFAVEQSRLAEDLRDDLRKVPDLDRALSRLGLERGGPRDLAAIRNGLGQAAQISDRIADAPLPDLLRNATEALVGHDELTDLLENALIAEPPLLARDGGFIAPGFDEELDEMRQLRDEGRSVIATMQSEYQELTGINSLKVKHNNVLGYFVEVTATHADKMLSEPLSDTFKHRQTTANQVRFTTVPLSEMETKILNAGGRALEIEKRLFDSLARAILDRADHVNVASRALAELDLATALADLARAEDWAKPQVDDSRTLQITGGRHPVVELALRKQGGAPFIANDCDLADGTPGADIWLLTGPNMAGKSTFLRQNALIALLAQTGSYVPAKAAKVGIVSQLFSRVGASDDLARGRSTFMVEMVETAAILNQADDRALVILDEIGRGTATYDGLSIAWATLEHLHDVNQSRALFATHYHEMTNLAEKLKGVDNATVAVKEFEGEVIFLHEVRKGAADRSYGVQVAKLAGLPDAVVARARVVLDALEKGEREGGKKQAVIDDLPLFSAAPPPPPPVAAKGPSKLEERLDKILPDDLSPREALALLYELKDLKGS, encoded by the coding sequence ATGATGGCGCAATATCTGGAGATCAAGGAAGCCTATGAAAACGCGCTTCTGTTCTACCGGATGGGCGATTTCTATGAGATGTTCTTTGACGATGCGATCGCCGCCGCCGAAGCGCTGGACATTGCGCTGACCAAACGTGGCAAACACGATGGGGCCGACATTCCCATGTGTGGCGTCCCCGTTCATGCCGCCGAGGGTTACCTGCTGACCCTGATCCGCAAAGGCTTCCGTGTGGCCGTCTGTGAACAGATGGAAAGCCCGGCCGAGGCCAAGAAACGTGGCTACAAGGCCGTGGTGAAACGGGACGTGGTGCGCCTTGTCACCCCCGGCACCCTGACCGAGGATTCCCTGCTAGAAGCCCGCCGCCACAACTTCCTCGCCGCCTATGCAATGGTCCGGGATGAGGCCGCATTGGCCTGGGTCGATATCTCAACCGGCGAATTTCATGTGATGCCCCTGCCCCCGGTGCGTCTGGGGCCGGAACTGGCACGTTTGATGCCATCGGAACTGGTGATTTCTGAGGCATCAGAGGCCGATTTGGCCGAAATAGTCACTGAATCGGGCACGTCTCTGTCGCCACTGTCCCGCGCTGCATTTGATAGCACATCGGCTGAAAAACGGCTGTGTTCCCTGTTCTCCGTCGGCTCGCTGGAGGCGTTTGGTCAGTTCACCCGCGCCGAGGTTTCGGCGATGGGCGCCGTGGTCGAATATTTGGAGATCACCCAAAAAGGCAAACTGCCGCTGCTGCAAAAGCCGGTGCGCGAAGCTCAGGCGCGGGTGATGCAGATCGATGCCGCCACCCGCCGCAATCTGGAGCTAACCCAATCGATGAACGGTGGCCGCGCCGGCTCCCTGCTGGCGGCGATTGACCGCACCGTCACCGCTGCCGGGGCTCGCCTGCTGGAACGCCGTCTGTCCAGCCCGTCGCGGGTGCTGAACGTGATCCATGATCGCTTGGCTGCGGTGGATTTTGCGGTGGAACAGTCCCGATTGGCCGAAGATCTGCGCGACGATCTGCGCAAAGTGCCCGATCTCGATCGCGCCCTGTCCCGGCTGGGGCTGGAGCGTGGCGGCCCCCGCGACCTGGCCGCCATCCGCAACGGTCTGGGCCAGGCTGCCCAGATCAGCGACCGCATTGCGGACGCCCCCCTGCCCGACCTGCTGCGCAATGCTACCGAGGCGCTGGTGGGCCATGATGAGCTGACCGACCTGCTGGAAAACGCGCTGATCGCGGAACCTCCGCTGCTGGCCCGTGACGGCGGCTTCATCGCCCCCGGCTTTGACGAAGAGCTGGATGAAATGCGCCAGCTGCGCGATGAAGGCCGATCCGTCATCGCTACGATGCAATCCGAATATCAAGAACTCACGGGCATTAATTCTCTGAAAGTTAAGCACAATAACGTGCTTGGCTATTTCGTTGAGGTGACCGCAACCCACGCTGACAAGATGCTGTCTGAACCGCTGTCGGACACGTTCAAACACCGCCAGACCACCGCCAATCAGGTGCGCTTCACTACGGTCCCCCTGTCGGAGATGGAGACCAAGATCCTCAACGCTGGCGGCCGCGCGCTGGAGATTGAAAAGCGCCTGTTTGACAGCCTGGCCCGCGCCATTCTGGACCGTGCGGATCACGTGAACGTCGCCTCGCGGGCCCTGGCCGAACTGGACCTTGCCACCGCCCTTGCCGATCTGGCCCGGGCCGAAGATTGGGCCAAACCCCAGGTGGACGACTCCCGCACCCTGCAGATCACTGGCGGACGGCATCCCGTGGTCGAACTGGCGCTGCGCAAACAAGGTGGCGCCCCGTTCATTGCCAATGACTGCGACCTTGCCGACGGCACCCCGGGCGCCGATATCTGGCTGCTGACCGGTCCCAACATGGCGGGTAAGTCGACCTTCCTTAGGCAGAACGCCCTGATCGCCCTGCTGGCGCAAACAGGCAGCTATGTCCCTGCAAAGGCTGCAAAAGTCGGCATCGTTAGCCAGCTGTTCAGCCGCGTCGGCGCCTCGGATGATCTGGCCCGGGGCCGCTCGACCTTCATGGTGGAAATGGTGGAAACCGCCGCCATCCTGAACCAGGCTGATGACCGCGCGCTGGTCATTCTGGATGAAATCGGCCGCGGCACCGCGACATATGACGGTCTGTCCATCGCCTGGGCCACGCTGGAACATCTGCATGATGTGAACCAGTCCCGCGCGCTGTTTGCCACCCATTACCATGAGATGACCAATCTGGCGGAGAAGCTGAAAGGCGTCGACAATGCCACCGTTGCGGTGAAGGAGTTCGAGGGCGAAGTCATCTTCCTGCACGAAGTGCGCAAAGGCGCGGCGGACCGCAGCTACGGCGTACAGGTGGCCAAACTGGCCGGCCTGCCCGATGCAGTGGTCGCGCGCGCCCGTGTAGTGCTGGACGCGCTGGAAAAAGGCGAACGTGAAGGCGGCAAAAAGCAGGCAGTGATCGATGATTTGCCGCTGTTCTCCGCCGCGCCGCCCCCGCCGCCGCCAGTCGCTGCCAAAGGTCCTTCTAAGCTGGAAGAGAGACTGGATAAGATCCTGCCCGATGACCTGTCGCCCCGCGAGGCGCTGGCGCTGCTTTATGAGCTGAAGGACCTCAAGGGCAGCTGA
- a CDS encoding ParA family protein, with translation MSDPTRLPGPKIISVANQKGGVGKTTTTINLGAALAAQGMKVLVVDLDPQGNASTGLGVENDAREYTTYELLLDDVELSTVIQATGTEGLSIIPATVDLSSADIELISNEKRVFLLHDALRQHAMDTFEYDYILIDCPPSLNLLTVNAMVASHSVLVPLQSEFFALEGLSQLMLTIREVRSTANRDLRIEGIVLTMYDARNNLSQQVEADARDNLGELVFETVIPRNVRVSEAPSYAVSVLEYDPQSKGAQSYLQLAKELLGKNVKIAAQ, from the coding sequence ATGTCTGATCCCACGCGTTTGCCGGGGCCCAAGATCATCTCCGTCGCCAACCAGAAGGGCGGGGTGGGGAAAACCACGACCACGATCAACCTTGGCGCCGCTTTGGCTGCGCAGGGGATGAAGGTTTTGGTGGTGGATCTGGACCCGCAGGGCAACGCCTCCACTGGGCTTGGCGTGGAAAATGACGCACGCGAATACACGACCTATGAGTTGCTGTTGGACGATGTGGAGCTTAGCACCGTTATCCAGGCCACTGGCACCGAAGGTCTGAGCATCATTCCGGCCACGGTGGATCTGAGCTCGGCCGATATTGAGCTGATTTCGAATGAAAAGCGGGTGTTCCTGCTGCATGACGCGCTGCGTCAGCACGCGATGGATACGTTTGAATATGACTACATCCTGATCGATTGCCCGCCGTCGCTGAACCTTCTTACGGTAAATGCGATGGTTGCGTCCCATTCGGTTCTGGTGCCGCTGCAGTCAGAATTCTTCGCACTGGAAGGTCTGTCACAGTTGATGCTGACCATCCGTGAGGTGCGCAGCACCGCCAATCGGGATCTGCGGATCGAGGGGATCGTGCTGACCATGTATGATGCCCGCAACAACCTGTCGCAACAGGTGGAGGCTGATGCGCGCGATAACCTGGGTGAACTGGTGTTCGAAACCGTGATTCCGCGGAATGTCCGCGTGTCCGAGGCGCCATCTTACGCGGTTTCAGTTCTGGAGTATGATCCGCAGTCGAAAGGCGCGCAGTCTTACCTGCAGTTGGCCAAGGAACTGCTGGGTAAAAACGTTAAAATCGCCGCTCAATAA
- the hemW gene encoding radical SAM family heme chaperone HemW, translating to MHWPFCAAKCPYCDFNSHVSREIDQKRWLRAYLSELDRYAEELPDRVLTSVFFGGGTPSLMDPEVVHGVLDRIRQLWPQANDLEVTLEANPGSVEAGRFHDYAQAGVSRVSMGIQALNDRDLKRLGRIHSVEEARAAFDIARNQFERVSFDLIYARQDQTLEDWRAELKEALSMAIDHLSLYQLTIEQGTAFGDRYDRGLLRGLPEDDTSADMYAATQEICGAAGMEAYEVSNHAKPGAESRHNLIYWRYGDFIGIGPGAHGRITVDGRRMATDAERTPSKWLHAAEGLAPLEERHPIDPLDQAGEYLMMGLRVSDGLDKTRYENMAGQPLNADKLRYLTEIGMIRETRHSVQVTEEGRMVLNAIIKELLVE from the coding sequence ATGCATTGGCCGTTCTGCGCGGCCAAATGCCCTTACTGCGATTTCAACTCGCATGTTTCCCGTGAAATAGACCAGAAACGCTGGCTTAGGGCCTATCTGTCCGAACTGGATCGCTACGCCGAGGAGCTGCCGGATCGTGTGCTGACCTCAGTCTTCTTTGGTGGCGGCACGCCCTCGCTGATGGACCCTGAGGTGGTGCATGGCGTGCTGGACCGCATCCGCCAGCTCTGGCCGCAAGCGAACGACCTGGAGGTCACGCTTGAGGCCAACCCCGGATCGGTGGAGGCCGGCCGCTTCCATGACTACGCACAGGCCGGCGTCTCGCGCGTTTCGATGGGGATTCAGGCCCTGAATGACCGTGATCTGAAACGTCTGGGCCGCATTCACAGCGTGGAAGAAGCCCGCGCCGCCTTTGACATTGCCCGCAATCAGTTTGAACGGGTCAGCTTCGATCTGATCTACGCCCGTCAGGACCAAACGCTGGAGGATTGGCGCGCGGAACTGAAAGAGGCGCTGAGCATGGCGATTGATCACCTCTCGCTCTATCAGCTGACCATCGAACAAGGCACGGCCTTTGGTGATCGTTATGATCGCGGCTTGCTGCGTGGCCTGCCCGAAGATGACACCTCGGCAGATATGTATGCCGCCACGCAAGAGATCTGCGGCGCCGCCGGGATGGAGGCTTATGAGGTCTCAAACCACGCCAAACCCGGCGCCGAAAGCCGCCACAACCTGATTTATTGGCGTTACGGTGATTTCATTGGCATTGGCCCCGGTGCTCATGGCCGCATCACAGTGGATGGGCGGCGCATGGCCACCGATGCCGAACGCACACCTAGCAAATGGCTGCACGCCGCCGAAGGTCTGGCCCCGCTGGAAGAACGTCACCCGATTGACCCACTAGATCAAGCGGGTGAATACCTGATGATGGGGCTTCGGGTCAGTGATGGCCTAGACAAAACTCGTTACGAAAACATGGCCGGTCAGCCCTTGAACGCAGACAAACTGCGCTATCTGACAGAGATCGGAATGATCCGCGAAACGAGGCATTCTGTCCAAGTGACAGAGGAGGGCCGGATGGTCCTCAATGCGATCATCAAAGAACTGCTGGTGGAATAA
- the hrcA gene encoding heat-inducible transcriptional repressor HrcA, with protein MTDRSKILEEMNDRSREVFRRVVEGYLTTGEPVGSRSLTREMSEKVSAATIRNVMGDLEYLGLLDSPHVSAGRVPTQQGLRMFVDGLLEVRDLDHTDRHALDQTVTSNAGDVQDVLDRVSTALSGVTQGASLVLAPKHEAAIKHVEFVSLAADRALVVLVFSDGHVENRVFTPPPGLTPSAMREAANFVNAFVEGKTLSDLRQSMKQQIDARRQEIDTLAHALIDSGLAVWAEDGDQHERLIVRGRSNLLQNEGAEEDLNRIRELFDDLERKRDIADFLDLTEAGDGVRIFIGSENKLFSLSGSSLVVSPYMNADRKIVGAVGVIGPTRLNYGRIVPIVDYTAQLVGRMISDRS; from the coding sequence ATGACAGATCGCAGCAAAATTCTAGAAGAGATGAATGACCGCTCGCGCGAAGTGTTTCGACGCGTTGTTGAAGGCTATCTGACCACTGGGGAGCCGGTGGGGTCCCGCAGCCTGACCCGCGAGATGAGTGAGAAGGTCAGCGCCGCCACCATCCGCAATGTGATGGGCGATCTGGAGTATCTGGGCCTTTTGGACAGCCCCCATGTCAGCGCCGGCCGGGTTCCAACGCAGCAGGGTCTGCGGATGTTTGTAGACGGGCTGTTGGAGGTGCGCGATCTGGACCACACGGACCGGCACGCATTGGATCAGACGGTGACCAGCAATGCAGGCGACGTGCAGGATGTGCTCGATCGGGTCTCCACCGCGCTGTCGGGGGTGACACAGGGGGCCTCACTGGTGCTGGCGCCCAAACATGAGGCGGCGATCAAACACGTTGAATTTGTCTCTCTTGCGGCGGATCGGGCCCTTGTTGTGCTGGTGTTCTCAGACGGGCACGTGGAAAACAGGGTCTTCACCCCGCCGCCCGGTCTGACACCCTCGGCCATGCGGGAAGCGGCGAATTTTGTGAATGCCTTTGTTGAAGGCAAGACGCTGAGCGATTTGCGCCAGTCGATGAAACAGCAGATCGATGCCCGCCGGCAGGAGATTGACACCCTGGCCCATGCGCTGATCGACAGCGGACTGGCGGTCTGGGCCGAAGACGGTGATCAGCATGAGCGACTCATCGTGCGGGGGCGGTCGAATCTGTTGCAAAATGAAGGCGCCGAAGAGGACCTGAACCGCATCCGCGAGTTGTTTGATGATCTGGAGCGCAAGCGGGATATCGCTGATTTCCTCGATTTGACCGAGGCAGGCGACGGCGTTCGCATTTTTATTGGCTCTGAGAACAAACTTTTCTCACTTTCGGGTTCCTCTTTGGTGGTCTCTCCATATATGAACGCTGACCGTAAGATTGTTGGTGCGGTGGGGGTGATTGGCCCCACGCGACTGAACTATGGCCGGATCGTCCCGATTGTGGATTACACGGCGCAGTTGGTCGGGCGGATGATTTCCGACCGCAGCTAA